TTGGGAAGCCACCTCGGAAGCCAAGCCTCGCTCGACCAGGTCCTCAACCAAGCTGCTCGGTTCCACCGGCTCGGCGTCGGGCAGGGCGGTGAAGGTCTTCCTGCTGAGCACGATGAGCCACTCGCCCTTGGCGACCTTCCTGTACCTGGCCTCATGTTCCATAGGCTCCAGAAACGCCGCCCGTTCGGGCGTGCTCTGGCACAGTTCGTCGATAGCGGGCTGAAGCTTGCTCTTGATTTGAGCGACGTTGTACTTGCTGCTCAGGCCGATTCGGTTGAAGGCGAATTCCTTGAGGTCGAACTCCCAGCGTGGCTTAATCCAAAAACGCTTATCCAAGAATCGATACATGCGTTTGGCAACCGACGTCGCGTACGAAAAGTAGGCGTCGATGTCGAGTCGCTTGAGGGAGCCCACCTGGAAGCTCTGGAAGATGACCTCGTTCCAGCGAAACGAGGAAAGGGCGAGTTCATGCTGTCCCTTCGCCTTACGTACCCGTCGCGTGTCGGAATCGACGAAGGACGAGCGTTCGATGAAGTGGAAGTTCTCGCTAACCCAGTTGCCGGTCTCTCTGTCCTTCCACGCGTTGTCGTAGTAGAGCGTGACACCGGTCCAACGCCGAATCGATTCCTCGATGCGACGGTAGCTCCGACCGTCATCGGGCCAGTCGAGAAGCTTGAGAATCTCGTAACGCGAGAAGAAGACCGTGGGGTCCGTGAAATCGTTCTTGAGCTTGGTGAGCTGAATCAGGGCGAGGAGAATTTCGTCATCGACAGCGGTGGGCAGGCCGTACGCGTCACTACCCGTGATAGTCACCTTACGGGTGACGAGTTGACCCATCTGGGAGTCGCGGTGGTCAACCTCGAAGGTGATTGTCTTGCAGTCCTTCGGCACCCGGTCGCTTAGAAGGGTGATGGGGAACTCGGCAAGGTTCAGCTCGTCTCGTCCAC
This genomic window from Paludisphaera mucosa contains:
- a CDS encoding replication initiator protein A codes for the protein MEEKALEPIEDPRNRLKPTGGRDELNLAEFPITLLSDRVPKDCKTITFEVDHRDSQMGQLVTRKVTITGSDAYGLPTAVDDEILLALIQLTKLKNDFTDPTVFFSRYEILKLLDWPDDGRSYRRIEESIRRWTGVTLYYDNAWKDRETGNWVSENFHFIERSSFVDSDTRRVRKAKGQHELALSSFRWNEVIFQSFQVGSLKRLDIDAYFSYATSVAKRMYRFLDKRFWIKPRWEFDLKEFAFNRIGLSSKYNVAQIKSKLQPAIDELCQSTPERAAFLEPMEHEARYRKVAKGEWLIVLSRKTFTALPDAEPVEPSSLVEDLVERGLASEVASQLVKDNEPEFIRYRLEVFDWVMAQPNQKTIKESPSGWLMKSIKDRYLTAPKGFVSPAEAERRREAQRNADRRKAEEESRERQEQERRTAEEKAIKSYWEALAPDQQMALLLEAGISTEPIRPRDYTTEFSRRHQRDVYIRGLLKLDQDEDSAE